In a genomic window of Methylovirgula sp. 4M-Z18:
- a CDS encoding DUF983 domain-containing protein codes for MTMTILEAEKRDVWLAMKRGFLGHCPHCGEGRIFSSYLKVNPTCPHCGEELHHHRADDAPPYITIFIVGHIVVGLMLAAEQVYDDSPIWLNVLVWPLLSVILSLAILPRVKGALIAYQWALRMHGFDKADQIP; via the coding sequence ATGACCATGACGATTCTGGAGGCCGAAAAGCGTGACGTGTGGCTCGCCATGAAGCGCGGGTTCCTCGGCCATTGCCCGCATTGCGGCGAAGGGCGGATCTTCTCTTCCTATCTGAAAGTGAACCCCACCTGCCCCCATTGCGGTGAGGAGTTGCACCATCATCGCGCCGACGACGCGCCGCCCTACATCACCATTTTCATCGTCGGCCATATCGTGGTTGGGTTGATGCTAGCGGCCGAACAGGTCTACGACGATTCGCCGATCTGGCTGAACGTCCTCGTCTGGCCGCTGCTCAGCGTGATCTTGTCCTTAGCGATCCTCCCACGTGTGAAAGGCGCGCTGATCGCCTATCAATGGGCGCTGCGCATGCATGGCTTCGACAAGGCTGACCAAATCCCATGA
- a CDS encoding oxidoreductase, protein MIKQNAVWLITGCSTGLGRALARQVLKSGYRVVLSARDPATLDDIVSEFGDTAHAVELDVTKPDQVKTAVAAAEARFGGIDVLVNNAGYGYIGAIEEGEDADVRAMFETNIFGTWNMIRAALPGMRERGHGHIVNLSSVGGLTTFPGVGFYHMSKFAVEALSETLAKEVAPFGIGVTVVEPGAFRTEFRGRSMKQSGIRLPAYADTTGKVRDNLIAGHGKQQGNPELAAKAIVTALEADQPPLHLALGGDAVDLIRQKIADLQRDFDRWEDLSRSTSFRETDPS, encoded by the coding sequence ATGATCAAGCAAAATGCCGTCTGGCTCATCACCGGATGTTCGACGGGCTTAGGCCGGGCGCTGGCACGCCAAGTCTTGAAATCGGGGTATCGCGTCGTGCTGAGCGCGCGAGACCCTGCCACGCTCGACGACATCGTGAGCGAATTTGGCGATACCGCTCACGCAGTGGAACTCGACGTCACCAAGCCGGATCAAGTCAAGACAGCTGTCGCTGCTGCGGAGGCGCGTTTTGGTGGCATCGATGTGCTCGTCAACAATGCAGGCTACGGATATATCGGCGCGATCGAGGAAGGCGAAGACGCCGACGTCCGCGCCATGTTCGAAACCAATATTTTCGGCACTTGGAACATGATCAGGGCCGCACTGCCCGGCATGCGCGAGCGCGGACACGGTCATATCGTCAATCTCAGTTCGGTCGGCGGGCTCACGACTTTCCCTGGTGTCGGCTTCTACCACATGTCGAAATTTGCGGTCGAAGCGCTCTCCGAGACGCTGGCCAAGGAGGTCGCGCCGTTTGGCATCGGCGTCACGGTGGTGGAACCTGGTGCATTTCGGACCGAGTTCCGGGGCCGCTCGATGAAACAGTCAGGCATTCGCTTGCCAGCCTACGCCGACACGACCGGCAAAGTCCGCGACAACCTGATCGCCGGGCACGGCAAACAACAGGGTAATCCCGAACTTGCCGCCAAAGCGATCGTCACCGCGCTTGAAGCCGATCAACCGCCGCTGCATTTGGCGCTGGGAGGCGATGCCGTCGATCTTATTCGGCAGAAAATTGCCGACCTGCAGCGCGACTTCGACAGGTGGGAGGATCTCAGCCGGAGCACGAGCTTTCGAGAAACCGATCCGTCTTGA
- a CDS encoding ArsR/SmtB family transcription factor, with translation MGALNHADVFAALGDPVRLSVINRLSRSEPLSITRLTEGTDRTRQAMTKHLRVLENAGLVRSIREGRESRFALQTETIADARQYLDEVSRQWEEALMRLQAFVEDGREM, from the coding sequence ATGGGCGCGCTCAACCATGCCGATGTGTTTGCCGCGCTGGGCGATCCCGTCCGCCTGTCGGTGATCAATAGGCTGAGTCGGAGCGAGCCACTCTCGATCACCCGGCTGACCGAAGGCACCGACCGGACCCGGCAGGCGATGACCAAACACCTGCGCGTGCTGGAGAATGCCGGCCTCGTGCGCTCGATCCGCGAGGGGCGGGAGAGCCGGTTCGCGTTGCAAACTGAGACTATTGCCGACGCGCGCCAATATCTCGACGAGGTATCGCGGCAATGGGAGGAGGCGCTGATGCGGCTGCAAGCCTTCGTCGAAGACGGGCGGGAGATGTGA
- a CDS encoding DNA polymerase IV, with product MGAADPSHLFLCRDCLTDSRAASLTRCPNCGSPRLLSHPERDQLTIAHIDCDAFYATIEKRDNPGLRDKPVIVGGGKRGVVSTCCYIARTYGVRSAMPMFKALQACPQAIVIPPDMAKYARVGREVRRLMLDLTPLVEPLSIDEAFLDLSGTEKLHHGSPAVTLARFAKHVEANIGISISIGLSDCKFLAKIASDIDKPRGFAVIGRAEAPGFLAAQPVGLIWGVGRAMQERLGKDGIRTIADLLPFNETDLFRRYGSEGGRLYRLARGIDKRRVSPERETKSVSAETTFFEDISDGQELRRILFQLSERVAKRLRAQGFSGRTVTLKLKTADFKLRTRARTLPHPTQLAGRIFEAGDALLALETGATRFRLIGIGLSDLGDPALADQGDLVDTNVAREKATESAVNKLREKFGDGAIVKGIVFHGAGPRKNGS from the coding sequence ATGGGCGCGGCTGATCCCTCACATTTATTTCTATGCCGGGATTGCCTCACGGATTCGCGCGCGGCGAGCCTGACGCGCTGCCCCAATTGCGGTTCGCCGCGCCTGCTCTCCCACCCCGAACGCGACCAGCTCACCATCGCCCATATCGATTGCGACGCCTTTTACGCGACGATCGAGAAGCGGGACAACCCGGGCTTACGCGACAAGCCCGTGATCGTCGGCGGCGGCAAACGCGGGGTCGTGTCGACCTGCTGCTACATCGCCCGTACCTATGGCGTGCGCTCGGCCATGCCGATGTTCAAGGCGCTGCAGGCCTGCCCGCAGGCCATCGTCATTCCGCCCGACATGGCGAAATACGCCCGCGTCGGCCGCGAGGTGCGGCGCCTGATGCTGGACCTGACGCCGCTCGTGGAGCCGCTCTCCATCGACGAGGCTTTCCTCGACCTGTCTGGGACGGAAAAGCTGCACCATGGCAGTCCCGCCGTGACCCTGGCCCGGTTTGCCAAGCACGTCGAGGCGAATATCGGGATTTCGATTTCGATCGGCTTGAGCGACTGCAAGTTCCTCGCCAAGATCGCCAGCGACATCGATAAGCCACGCGGCTTTGCCGTGATCGGCCGCGCGGAGGCCCCCGGCTTTCTCGCGGCGCAGCCGGTCGGCCTCATTTGGGGTGTGGGGCGTGCCATGCAGGAGCGCCTGGGCAAGGACGGCATTCGCACGATCGCTGACCTACTTCCCTTCAATGAAACCGACTTGTTCCGCCGCTACGGCAGCGAAGGCGGCCGCCTCTACCGGCTCGCGCGCGGCATCGACAAGCGCCGCGTTTCGCCCGAACGCGAGACGAAAAGCGTCTCCGCCGAGACGACCTTCTTCGAAGACATTTCGGATGGGCAGGAACTGCGCCGCATCCTGTTCCAGCTCAGCGAACGCGTCGCCAAGCGCCTGCGCGCGCAAGGCTTCTCCGGGCGCACCGTGACGCTGAAACTGAAGACTGCCGATTTCAAGCTCCGCACCCGCGCACGCACCCTGCCCCACCCGACCCAACTTGCGGGGCGGATTTTCGAAGCCGGCGACGCGCTGCTCGCTTTGGAGACCGGCGCGACGCGCTTTCGGCTGATCGGGATCGGTCTGTCGGATCTCGGCGATCCGGCCTTGGCCGACCAAGGCGATCTGGTCGATACCAATGTTGCGCGCGAAAAGGCGACGGAAAGCGCCGTCAACAAATTGCGCGAAAAATTCGGCGATGGCGCGATCGTCAAAGGCATTGTTTTTCATGGGGCTGGCCCCAGAAAAAATGGTTCGTGA
- the rpmG gene encoding 50S ribosomal protein L33 — MAKAATIKIKLLSTADTGFFYVAKKNARTKTEKYTFKKYDPVARKHVEFKETKIK; from the coding sequence ATGGCAAAGGCCGCCACCATCAAGATCAAGCTCCTGTCCACCGCGGACACCGGCTTTTTTTACGTTGCGAAGAAGAACGCACGCACCAAGACCGAGAAGTACACGTTCAAGAAGTACGATCCGGTTGCCCGCAAGCATGTGGAATTCAAGGAAACCAAGATCAAGTAA
- a CDS encoding dihydrofolate reductase family protein encodes MARIIYSMLTSLDGYIAGPDGAIALPVPEEALHWQFNDMMKRTAIALCGRRMYETMRFWDSPERETGVTAVERDFAHAWRETPKIVFSTTLREVGPNARLVTGDVVKMVADLKADISGEITVAGANLAAHLARSGLIDEYRLYVHPVLLGGGTPYFQSGLALTLKPLGTESLTQGVTLLRYAPGG; translated from the coding sequence ATGGCCAGGATCATCTATTCCATGCTGACGTCTCTGGACGGCTATATCGCCGGGCCGGACGGTGCAATCGCCCTCCCCGTGCCGGAGGAAGCGTTGCACTGGCAATTCAACGACATGATGAAACGCACAGCCATCGCGCTCTGCGGCCGCAGGATGTACGAGACAATGCGCTTCTGGGATAGCCCCGAGCGCGAGACAGGCGTGACAGCGGTGGAAAGGGATTTCGCCCATGCCTGGCGCGAGACGCCGAAGATCGTATTCTCCACGACGCTGCGGGAGGTAGGACCAAATGCCCGGCTGGTGACCGGCGATGTGGTGAAAATGGTGGCGGATCTCAAAGCGGACATCTCCGGCGAGATCACCGTCGCCGGCGCCAACCTGGCCGCGCATCTCGCGCGATCCGGCCTCATCGACGAATACCGGCTCTACGTGCACCCGGTCCTCCTCGGCGGCGGCACGCCCTATTTCCAATCCGGACTGGCACTGACTTTGAAGCCGCTTGGAACAGAGAGTCTGACGCAAGGCGTCACGTTGCTGCGCTATGCGCCTGGCGGTTAA
- a CDS encoding NAD(P)-dependent oxidoreductase, translating into MALPAPIGFVGLGSMGEPMALNLAKAGTHLLVWNRTPAKSRILAEAGTQIAATSNDVFAQCEIVILMLATEAVIDTVLCRGTPKFAQLVAGRTLVNMATVPPDYAKALGGDIRAAGGAYVEAPVSGSRKPAEAGQLVAMLAGEADEIAAIRPLLAPMCRETFVCGAVPGALMMKLAVNLFLITMVTGLAEAAHFAQQQGLNLDLFMSVLNAGPMASDVSRVKLAKLVTRDFARQASIDDVLKNNRFVVEAAHRAGIASPLIDACYRLYGRTQSLGFGEEDMAAVIRAFEDLTDGQTLGRD; encoded by the coding sequence ATGGCCCTTCCGGCTCCCATTGGTTTTGTCGGCCTCGGCTCGATGGGCGAACCGATGGCCCTCAACCTTGCAAAAGCGGGAACGCACCTGCTGGTCTGGAATCGGACGCCGGCGAAGAGCCGGATCTTGGCCGAGGCAGGCACGCAGATCGCGGCAACGAGCAATGATGTCTTCGCGCAATGCGAGATCGTCATCCTCATGCTGGCCACCGAAGCGGTGATCGACACGGTCCTTTGCCGTGGCACGCCGAAATTCGCGCAACTGGTCGCGGGGCGCACTTTGGTCAACATGGCGACGGTGCCACCCGACTATGCGAAGGCCCTCGGCGGCGACATCCGCGCTGCCGGCGGCGCCTATGTGGAGGCGCCGGTCTCCGGCTCGCGCAAACCGGCGGAGGCGGGCCAACTCGTGGCGATGCTCGCCGGCGAGGCCGATGAGATCGCAGCGATCCGGCCGCTGCTCGCGCCGATGTGCCGGGAAACCTTTGTCTGCGGCGCGGTGCCGGGCGCGCTGATGATGAAACTGGCGGTCAATCTGTTTCTTATCACCATGGTCACCGGGCTCGCCGAGGCGGCACATTTTGCGCAGCAACAGGGGCTTAACCTCGACCTCTTCATGTCGGTTCTGAACGCTGGACCGATGGCGAGCGATGTCTCGCGCGTCAAGCTCGCCAAGCTCGTCACGCGGGATTTCGCCCGGCAGGCCTCGATCGACGACGTGTTGAAGAATAATCGCTTTGTTGTCGAAGCGGCGCACCGCGCCGGGATCGCCTCGCCGCTGATCGATGCGTGCTACAGGCTCTATGGGAGAACGCAATCGCTCGGGTTTGGCGAGGAGGACATGGCCGCCGTCATCCGCGCCTTCGAAGACCTGACTGACGGTCAAACGCTGGGGCGGGACTAG
- a CDS encoding DUF3572 domain-containing protein — MKSKQASSESARREAAENLAIAALSFLAGDPEQLGRFATLAGLDLANLRQVARQPGFLAAVLDHVTADQALGEACAAALHTSLAALDRARQVLAGPAHWDST; from the coding sequence ATGAAAAGCAAACAGGCCAGCAGTGAGAGCGCCCGCCGCGAGGCAGCCGAGAACCTAGCCATCGCGGCGCTGAGCTTTCTGGCGGGCGATCCCGAGCAGCTTGGGCGCTTTGCCACGCTCGCCGGGCTCGACCTGGCAAACCTGCGGCAGGTCGCGCGGCAGCCCGGTTTCCTGGCCGCCGTTCTCGACCATGTCACCGCCGACCAGGCCTTGGGCGAAGCCTGCGCCGCCGCATTGCACACCAGCCTCGCGGCGCTGGACCGGGCGCGGCAGGTTCTGGCCGGACCGGCCCACTGGGATTCGACATGA
- a CDS encoding response regulator: MAKKVLIVEDNELNMKLFNDLLEAHKYETIQTRDGREVLDIVRSNRPDLILMDIQLPEVSGLEVTRWLKADANLRSIPVVAITAFAMKGDEEKIREGGCEAYLSKPISVVKFLETVRNYIGEA; this comes from the coding sequence ATGGCGAAAAAGGTGCTGATCGTCGAGGACAATGAGCTGAACATGAAGCTGTTCAACGATCTTCTCGAAGCGCACAAATACGAGACGATCCAGACCCGCGACGGCCGCGAAGTGCTCGATATCGTGCGCAGCAACCGGCCGGACCTCATTCTCATGGACATTCAGCTTCCCGAAGTTTCCGGCCTCGAGGTCACGCGCTGGCTGAAGGCCGATGCCAATTTGCGCAGCATTCCAGTCGTCGCGATTACCGCTTTCGCGATGAAGGGGGACGAGGAGAAGATTCGCGAGGGCGGGTGCGAGGCCTATCTGTCGAAGCCGATCTCCGTGGTGAAGTTCCTAGAAACCGTCCGCAACTATATCGGCGAGGCGTAA
- the rnr gene encoding ribonuclease R, with the protein MDKTKTNLPTRDQILAFIARTSDEAAKAGHAPTKIGKREIARAFDIKGSDRIWLKAMLKDLEGAGDIESRGRRSLVKPGHLPPVVAVEIVTRDADGELIAEPFEWDKSDGPPPRIAVHVPRRPKPGTPIPGIGERALIRTEPNRDPGKRGPAYTGRVIKILPKAKTQIIGIFRSAPGGGGRILPIDKKAVGRELIVPEGAVQEAQDGDLVAVDLLGRGKFGPPGAAVKERLGSISSEKAISLIAIHIHRIPNVFSPGALAEAEKARQATLKGREDWRKLPLVTIDPPDAKDHDDAVHAEPDTDPNNQGGFIITVAIADVAAYVTPHSALDREALERGNSVYFPDRVVPMLPERISNDLCSLRPNVDRPALAVRMVIAPDGRKKSHTFHRIMMRSAAKLSYQQAQDAIDGVKNDAADEARLLFDSVLKPLWAAYACVKKARDHRGPLELDLPERKLQLRADGTVERVLTPERLDAHRLIEECMILANVAAAETLEEKRQPLIYRAHDEPTLEKLNALSEFLKSLDIRLAKGQVLRPAQFNGILAQVKDTENENLVNEVVLRSQAQAEYTSQNYGHFGLNLRRYAHFTSPIRRYADLIVHRALIRALHLGDDGLRDMTPQELDEIAEKISAAERRAMIAERETTDRLIAAFLSEKIGATFEGRISGVTRAGLFVKLSETGADGFVPAATLGRDYYRYEESAHALVSTSTGEAYQLGDMVDVKLVEAAPFAGALRFEMLSHGQTGLGVSSGLGKKRKLRRLGKETKTARTAKTRTTKARPRKKGRS; encoded by the coding sequence ATGGATAAAACTAAGACAAATCTCCCCACCCGCGATCAAATTCTCGCCTTCATAGCGCGCACCTCGGACGAGGCGGCGAAGGCGGGGCATGCGCCGACCAAGATCGGCAAACGCGAAATCGCGCGCGCCTTCGATATCAAAGGCTCCGACCGGATCTGGCTCAAAGCCATGCTGAAAGACCTGGAGGGCGCGGGCGACATCGAGTCGCGCGGCCGCCGCTCACTCGTGAAGCCGGGCCATCTGCCGCCCGTGGTCGCGGTGGAAATCGTCACGCGCGATGCGGACGGCGAATTGATCGCCGAGCCCTTCGAATGGGACAAGTCCGATGGACCGCCGCCGCGCATCGCGGTCCACGTGCCGCGCAGACCGAAGCCCGGTACCCCCATTCCCGGCATCGGCGAACGTGCGCTGATCCGCACCGAGCCGAACCGCGATCCGGGCAAACGCGGACCGGCCTATACGGGCCGCGTCATCAAGATCCTGCCGAAGGCCAAGACGCAGATCATCGGCATCTTCCGCAGCGCGCCGGGCGGCGGCGGCCGCATTCTGCCGATCGACAAAAAGGCGGTCGGCCGCGAGTTGATCGTGCCGGAAGGCGCGGTCCAAGAGGCGCAAGACGGCGATCTCGTCGCCGTCGACCTGCTCGGCCGCGGCAAGTTCGGCCCGCCCGGCGCCGCGGTGAAGGAACGGCTCGGTTCGATCTCCTCCGAAAAGGCGATCAGCCTCATCGCCATTCACATTCACCGCATTCCCAATGTCTTCAGCCCCGGCGCGCTCGCGGAAGCCGAGAAAGCGAGGCAAGCGACGCTGAAGGGACGCGAGGATTGGCGCAAACTGCCCCTCGTCACCATCGATCCGCCCGACGCGAAAGACCATGACGATGCGGTGCACGCGGAGCCGGATACCGATCCGAATAATCAGGGCGGTTTCATCATCACCGTGGCGATCGCCGATGTCGCAGCCTATGTAACGCCGCACTCTGCGCTCGATCGCGAGGCCTTGGAGCGCGGCAATTCGGTCTATTTCCCCGACCGGGTGGTACCGATGCTGCCCGAGCGCATTTCAAATGATTTGTGCTCGCTGCGCCCGAACGTCGATCGCCCCGCCCTCGCCGTGCGCATGGTGATCGCGCCCGATGGTCGCAAGAAAAGCCACACGTTCCATCGCATCATGATGCGCTCGGCCGCGAAATTGTCCTATCAGCAGGCGCAGGACGCGATCGACGGCGTCAAAAATGACGCCGCCGACGAGGCGCGTCTTTTGTTCGACAGCGTGCTCAAACCCCTCTGGGCCGCCTATGCCTGCGTAAAGAAAGCGCGCGACCATCGCGGTCCGCTGGAGCTCGATCTGCCCGAGCGCAAGCTGCAATTGCGCGCCGACGGCACGGTCGAGCGCGTGCTTACGCCGGAACGTCTCGACGCGCATCGACTGATCGAGGAATGCATGATCCTCGCCAATGTCGCCGCGGCCGAGACCTTGGAGGAGAAGCGCCAGCCGCTGATCTACCGCGCCCACGACGAGCCAACGCTCGAAAAGCTCAACGCGCTCAGCGAGTTCCTGAAGTCGCTCGACATCCGGCTGGCGAAAGGCCAGGTGCTGCGGCCCGCGCAATTCAACGGCATTCTCGCCCAGGTGAAGGACACCGAGAACGAGAATCTCGTCAACGAAGTGGTGCTGCGCTCGCAGGCGCAAGCCGAATATACGTCGCAAAACTACGGCCATTTCGGCTTGAACCTGCGCCGCTATGCGCATTTCACCTCGCCGATCCGCCGCTACGCCGATCTGATCGTGCATCGTGCGCTGATCCGTGCGCTGCATCTCGGCGACGACGGGCTGCGCGATATGACGCCCCAGGAACTCGACGAAATCGCCGAGAAAATTTCCGCCGCCGAACGGCGCGCCATGATTGCGGAACGCGAGACCACCGACCGGCTGATCGCCGCCTTCCTGTCGGAAAAGATCGGCGCAACATTCGAAGGCCGCATCAGCGGCGTCACGCGCGCCGGACTGTTCGTGAAATTGAGCGAAACCGGCGCCGATGGTTTCGTGCCTGCCGCGACCCTGGGCCGCGACTATTACCGCTATGAAGAATCGGCGCATGCGCTCGTCTCGACCTCCACCGGCGAAGCCTATCAACTCGGCGACATGGTCGACGTGAAGCTCGTCGAGGCGGCGCCCTTCGCCGGCGCGCTACGCTTCGAAATGCTGTCCCACGGCCAGACCGGACTTGGCGTTAGCAGCGGCCTCGGCAAGAAACGCAAGCTGCGACGGCTTGGCAAGGAGACCAAGACGGCGAGGACCGCTAAAACCAGGACGACGAAAGCCAGGCCGCGCAAGAAGGGCAGATCATGA
- a CDS encoding NUDIX hydrolase — MTDFAQKLTETERERRWPNVKPRDAATLIILDRTGTVPKVLMGKRHMGHKFMPRKFVFPGGGIEPGDRRMNVAGPLAEVVEAKLMARNARGTAARARALGLAAIRETFEETGILIGVDDMGTPENPPEGAWAAFAAHGVYPALDRLHFIARAITPPRRPKRFDAAFFAVDMGEIVGRVEGIVHEDAELTELVWVPIDEAQKLELPTITSVVLQELEARLVAGFGHFLPVPFYYERNRTWVREEL, encoded by the coding sequence ATGACTGACTTCGCCCAGAAGCTGACGGAAACGGAACGCGAGCGGCGCTGGCCGAACGTCAAGCCACGCGATGCCGCGACCCTGATCATTCTCGACCGCACCGGCACAGTCCCGAAAGTCCTGATGGGCAAGCGGCACATGGGCCACAAATTCATGCCCCGCAAGTTCGTCTTTCCCGGCGGCGGTATCGAGCCCGGCGACCGGCGCATGAATGTCGCCGGCCCGCTCGCCGAGGTGGTCGAAGCCAAATTGATGGCACGCAATGCGCGCGGCACCGCCGCCCGCGCCCGCGCGCTTGGCCTCGCCGCGATCCGCGAGACGTTCGAGGAAACCGGCATTCTGATCGGCGTCGACGACATGGGCACGCCCGAAAATCCGCCTGAGGGCGCCTGGGCCGCCTTCGCTGCGCATGGCGTCTATCCGGCCCTGGACCGCCTGCATTTCATCGCCCGCGCCATCACCCCACCACGCCGCCCGAAACGCTTCGATGCCGCGTTCTTCGCCGTCGACATGGGGGAGATTGTCGGCCGCGTTGAGGGGATCGTGCACGAGGACGCGGAACTGACCGAGCTTGTCTGGGTGCCGATCGACGAGGCGCAAAAGCTCGAACTGCCGACGATTACGTCTGTGGTGCTGCAGGAACTGGAAGCGAGACTTGTGGCGGGATTTGGCCATTTTCTCCCGGTGCCGTTTTATTATGAACGCAACAGGACTTGGGTGCGGGAGGAATTGTGA
- a CDS encoding SRPBCC family protein, giving the protein MSNSIETQIDLAAPQSRVWRALTDYREFGAWFRVRLDGPFVAGQATSGNITYPGYEHLRFEVKVRAIEPEAHFSFHWHPYAVDPAKDYSAEVPTLVEFTLEKSARGTLLRVVESGFDKLPPDRRAEAFRMNEGGWAIQMENIAKYLEA; this is encoded by the coding sequence ATGTCCAATTCGATCGAAACGCAAATCGACCTTGCCGCGCCTCAATCCCGGGTCTGGCGCGCCTTGACCGATTATAGAGAATTCGGTGCCTGGTTCCGGGTGCGGCTCGACGGTCCCTTCGTCGCCGGGCAGGCGACGTCCGGAAACATCACCTATCCCGGCTACGAGCACCTGCGCTTTGAGGTGAAGGTGCGCGCCATCGAGCCGGAGGCCCATTTCTCGTTTCATTGGCATCCTTACGCGGTCGACCCGGCCAAGGATTATTCCGCCGAAGTGCCGACGTTGGTCGAGTTCACCCTTGAAAAGTCGGCCAGGGGCACATTGCTGCGCGTGGTTGAATCGGGTTTCGACAAATTGCCCCCCGACCGGCGCGCCGAGGCGTTCCGCATGAACGAGGGCGGTTGGGCCATCCAGATGGAGAACATCGCCAAATACCTTGAGGCCTGA
- a CDS encoding LysR family transcriptional regulator encodes MQSYRTMTHGGLDDLSVFATVARTRSFTRAAAELRISNSMLSYTIKRLEKRLGMTLLQRTSRSVAPTEAGQTLLLTLEPALRAIDETLDMLDRQRDRVSGTLRITATRQGYEAVIRPILGDFCAAHPEAALEVVIDYGLRDIVADGFDAGVRLGEKIEKDMVAFRVGPQLRMAVVASPDYFAAHAMPAVPQDLQTHRCLNYRMMTANSIYAWEFEKDGRQLEIRLSGLLTFNEPDLMLQAASAGLGVAYVLEHEAESHIRAGRLVRALEDWTPPFPGFFLYYPSQRRVSAVFAAFLALLRARRDHMRGRPVERANSLA; translated from the coding sequence ATGCAATCTTATCGAACAATGACTCATGGCGGCCTCGATGACCTTTCGGTCTTCGCCACGGTCGCCCGCACCCGGAGTTTCACACGGGCCGCGGCCGAGCTTCGCATCTCCAATTCGATGTTGAGCTACACGATCAAGCGTCTGGAGAAGCGTCTCGGCATGACGCTGCTGCAACGGACCAGCCGCAGCGTTGCGCCCACCGAGGCGGGCCAAACCTTGCTGCTGACATTGGAGCCGGCGCTGAGGGCCATTGACGAGACGCTCGACATGCTGGACCGGCAGCGCGACCGGGTTTCGGGCACGCTGCGCATTACCGCGACCCGGCAAGGCTACGAGGCTGTCATCCGTCCCATCCTCGGTGACTTTTGTGCTGCCCATCCCGAGGCGGCGCTCGAAGTCGTCATCGATTACGGGCTGCGGGACATCGTCGCCGACGGGTTCGACGCCGGCGTTCGATTGGGCGAGAAAATAGAAAAAGATATGGTCGCGTTCCGGGTCGGGCCGCAACTGCGCATGGCCGTCGTCGCCTCACCGGATTATTTTGCCGCGCACGCTATGCCGGCCGTGCCTCAGGACCTACAGACGCACCGCTGCCTCAACTACCGTATGATGACGGCAAATAGCATCTATGCGTGGGAATTTGAAAAAGATGGGCGGCAATTGGAGATCAGGCTTTCAGGGCTGCTGACGTTCAATGAGCCCGATCTCATGCTCCAGGCAGCAAGTGCCGGACTTGGGGTCGCCTATGTGCTCGAGCACGAGGCCGAATCGCACATTCGTGCCGGACGTCTGGTGCGGGCGCTTGAGGATTGGACGCCGCCATTCCCCGGCTTTTTCCTCTACTATCCCTCTCAGCGCCGCGTTTCGGCAGTCTTCGCAGCCTTTCTGGCGCTGCTTCGGGCGCGGCGCGATCACATGCGGGGGCGGCCGGTCGAGAGGGCCAATAGCCTGGCATAG